The region AAGCTTCCCAGCAGCAAGGCTTCTCCTGATAATCCTGTATGCACGCACTAGGATCAGAAACGAGAAAAGCAACGCCCCACCCCTCCAGAATTATCTAAACATTACCTTCTGCGTCTGGCTACTTTTCGCAAGCCTGTTCCACAGCTCCATCGAAGGAGCTGGTTTTGTATACAGCGCTGGTATAGCTCTAGACCTGCTATTGATCTTTTTCGTTTTCACAGCTACAATCCAGAACACCGAAGACTTGAAGCAACTTTTTGTAGTATTCTCCATATGGCTAGTACCAATAGCCATCGAAATGATCCTCGAACAGTCACTCCACAAAAACTTTTTCTCAGCAATATCCGGGCAATCCGATCATGTACTAATCAGAAACGGAACAATTAGGTCACAAGGGCCCTTTCGACACCCCATCACGGCAGGAAACATCGGCGCCACCTGCTTGCCATTTTTCATTGCAATCATCAACACGCATAAAGCTCGGGCAATCATCGGCATAATTTCTTGTATAGTAATTGTCCTCATGAGCGCCTCGAGCGGCCCGATCCTTACACTAATAGCAGCTTTCATAGGCATGGCAGCATGGAAGTACAGAGCGAGCATCCATAAAGTAAAAGCCTACTTCATAGCAATTTACATACTTTTGGAACTCCTGATGAGCCAACCGGCCTACTACCTGATAGCAAGAATCGACCTTACAGGAAGCAGTACCGGGTGGCATAGAGCTCGCCTAATCGAATCATCGATAGAACACCTATCTGAATGGTGGATATTCGGGACCGACTATACACGCCACTGGATGCCAACCGGTGTGCCATTCTCAGAGAACCATACCGATATAACGAACTACTACCTCGCATTCGGCGTAATGGGTGGACTACCTCTAATCATAATCATGCTGACGATTCTATACAAAGCCTTCCAACGCATTGAATCGTACGTCAATAGTAATAAAAAATTACTACAACATGACAGATACATCGCGTGGTGTACAGGAGCTAGCCTCTTTGCCCAAGCTGTAACAAGTATTTCCGTATCACACATGGCACAAGCGGTAGTTTTCTTTTGGATGACAATAGCAATCACTACGATTTTCTTTACGGACGGACATACAAATTTAGAAACAACAAACTAATGATAGAGCCATACACGATAGTAACAGCATCAAACGACAACCAAATGCTGTCCGACAACCTGCTCAAATCCAAGGCAATAAGCTCAGCTACCGATGTGATAGTACAGAAGGGATACCAGAGTGCATCCAAGGCATATAATGACGCCATTGAGAAATCTAAGACAGACCTAATCATATTCACACATCAAGACATTTACCTGCCGCCGAATTGGTGCTCAGAGTTATACAAATCAATTTCCATACTTGACGTCAATTCCAGCAAATGGGGAGTTTTGGGAGTTTGGGGCGTGAGCACAAGCGGGATTCACACTGGGTTTATGTATTGCAATGCCTTTGGTGATAAGATGGGACAATCCTTCGAAAGCCCGAAAGAAGTCCAAACACTCGATGAAGTAGTCTTAGTAATAAGAAAATCCAGCGGACTGAGATTTGACAACAATCTACACGGTTTTCACCTCTACGGTAGTGATTTATGCCTCACAGCTGATTCAATGTCTCTCAAGAATTACGTTGTCAGCGCCTTTTGCGTACATAACTCCACAAACTACCACGCCTTCCCTAGAGACTTCTGGTCTTCCTACAAGTACCTACGCAAGAAGTGGATCAAAAAGACACCCATACACGCATCCTGCACCACTATTACCAAGTCGATGAAACCCATGATCACTTCAATTATAGAGCGAAACATACGTCGCATCATTAAAGGCGGAGCCCAAAAACCAAGGATAAGAGACCCGAAATCCTTCTACTCCGACGTGCTAGAAACACAAGCAAACGACTAGCATACAATCGCATATGATCCACAACAATCCAGCCCGAAGCAGCTTTCTCGATGCTCCAGCTTTCAGACCTTAAACGCAGATACGCAAACTCCTCTCTGGCACAGAGATTTGCAAAAGGGAACATTTGGACACTCGTAGGCACCCTTACAGAACGCGCATTCAACCTTTTGACTTCGATTATTGCAGCTCGAATACTTGGTAAGTCTACTTTTGGCGAGTTTGGTATCATTCAGAGCACAATAATGATGATGGGGGTTTTCGCGGGCTTCAGCATGGGCGTCGCCGCAACTAAATTCATCGCACAGTATAGAGATTCGTCGCCAAATAAAACGGTTCAAGTACACTTCATCGCAACAACTATCGCATCTACAGGTGGAATCGTAATGTGTGTCGCACTTATACTTTCAGCACCGTTTCTTGCTGCGGATCTACTAGAGAATCCACAATTGGAACCGTACCTAAAGGTCTCGTCAGTGCTGCTTCTGCTGACTGCAATTTCAGGGGTTCAAAACGGAACACTTGCTGGATTCGAGAGTTTTAAAACAATTGCTAAAATTCGCTTTATCTCCGGTTTTTCGTGTGCATTCACTGTTATAAGCTCTGTGTATTTCTGGAAATTACATGGAGCTGTGTTTGGACTTATAGCAAACCAAGCAATAATACTCGCACTCTATAGTTTTTTTATTCGCAGAGAACTCGCAAGACGAGGCGTAAGAATCAAATACGAGGAATTGCTCACTAACAGCAAGCCTATATTCAAGTTCACAATACCAGCAGTAATGAGTGGACTGCTAACCGCACCTGTAAACTGGATTTGTTTTTCGATCATATCAAGAACGCCTGGGGGTGCCGAAGAAATAGGATCTTTCAATGCCGCCAACCAATGGTTCACTGCAGTAATATTTATACCGAGCGTCCTAGGACAATCATTACTCCCAATCTTCTCCGAACGAATCGAAGGTAACACTAAAGACACCTTAAAAGTGCTCGGATGGTCAATGAGAATCAATGGTCTTATCGCACTACCGATTATTATCCTAGGAAGCATATTCAGCCAACAAGCAATGTCCCTTTACGGACCCGATTTTAGAGACGAGTGGCCAACTATGGTGGTAGTCTTGGCATCAGCAGCGTTACTATCAATACAAACACCAATCGGACACTTGATTACAGCTCAAGGCAAAATGTGGACATTGAGTTTAATAAACCTTTTCTGGGGAGGCACTACCATATGCTTAACAGCAATTTACTCAGACCAAGGCTCACTTGGGTTGGCTTCTGCACGCTTAGTCGGTTACTTGGTGCTTGTAATATTTTCGGTTATAATTGCGGTGAAATTTGTGAGTCGAAAGCAGCAAGACACAATATCTGAACAACCGTAACGAAATCTAACACTCGATAAATCCAAACCTAGAAAACACCCAAATACTCGATTCGACTTTCTGAGAGACTGTCCAATAGATCCTAACTTGCGAGTCTTCTGACTATGAGCCTTATCATTGCCAAGTGTATCATAGCTTACGAAGTGCAGGCTTTGGTCTCGCGATCCACGACCAATCTTCCTTGCTGCGAGAGCCAAGCGAAGGTCCGCTCGACCACCCAGCGAAGTGGCAGCAGCTTCAAGCCTTCGGACTTGTCGCTGCGACGGATGATTTCCAGCTGGACCTTCCGGTGTCTGGAAATTTCGGATGTAAGCGTTTCGCCAAGCGCCTTGCCGTATTGCTTGACTGAGCATCTCGGTTCGTAGCGATAAGCGTCGTAGGTTTCATAGCTACGACGTTTACGACTACGCCGCGCTTTCCTTTTTCGATTTCGCTACGGCCGCGGGAGTGAACTGCGGGATTTGCCAGTTCGTTGACTCGGGCAAGCGAAGCGTAAACGGTACAAAATCCACCTCCTAAACGATTGATCGGTAAGCGGTACAAAATCCACCGATAACGTCCGAAAAGTCGTAAGCGGTACAAAATCTGCCCCTTAGGCTGGTCTTGACTTCTTCCAGTTTGCCGGGGTCAGAGCCCTGAGCTCTTGCTCCTGCATGATGCCGGTGTTCCGGCTCAGGACGTCTTGCAGATATTCAAGCGGCTGGATGTCCAGGCGTTGGCAGGAGATCAGGATCGAGTAAAGGATCGCCGCGCGATCGCCGGCTTGGGGATGACCTACGAAGAGCCAGTTCTTCTTGCCGACCGCGGTCGGCCGGATGGCGTTCTCCATCCAGTTGTTGTCGATCGCGACGTGGCCGTGACGCAGGTAGGTCGAGAGGTAGCCCCAGTGCGAGAGCGAGTAGTCGCAGGCCTTGGACAAGCCGCTTGACGGAAGGCCTCCACGTCTGAGGATTCCCAATACGCGGCGGATGCGGGCGTGAGCGTTGGCGGACCTCTTGAGGCGAAGGGCCAAGGCTGCTTCCGCGTCGAGGCCGTTCTCGCGGATCTCGCTTTCGACCTCGTAGAGCTTGGCGACGAGCTTGAGGTAGACGCCGCACTCGCGCGGGAAGCTCTCCTTGGCATCGAAGAACTTGCGCCGGGCGTGCGCCCAGCAAGCGGCCAGCTCGATCGCCTCGCTGGACTTCTGCAGCTTCGGGTACGCCTCGTACATGTCGGCCTGGACCACGCCCTCGAAGCCTTCCAGGTGCGAGGTGACCGAGGCGTGGCAGCGCCCGCCGCTCCACTTGTACCAAACGTCGCCAAGCGGCCGGGTCATGCCGCAAAGGTAGCCGGTTTTCGTGCTCTTCTCCCCGTAGTCGGGATCCTGATACTTTATCGGCGTCTCGTCCACCTGGACGTATCCGCCCTCGAGAAGGTCGAGGCGCATATGGTTGTAGATCGGCTTGAGCCATTCGGCGACCTTCTCGACCCAGCGGACCAGGTTCTGGCGGCTGACGGCGAAGCCGTGGCGCTTGTAGATGGAGCATTGGCGGAACAGCGGCAAGTGGTCGAGGAACTTCGAGACGACGACGTAGGCGAGCAGCTCCGCCGAGGCCAGGCCTTCCACAACGCGAAGCGGGGCCGGGGCCACGACTGGCGCCTTGGACTTGTCTCCAACTTTCCGATACTTGGGGCGGACGATGCGGCGGCGGTAGAACTTCGGCGGATCGACCTTCACCTCGTAGGTCTCCTCCTCGCCGATGCGTTCGTAGCTGGAAGGCTCCGCCTTCACCTCATCGGGCTCGACTACCGTCTCCTCGAGGACCGGAAGGTGGCCGTAGAGCTCGTCGCGAGTCTTGCGCGAGGGCTTTGCCTTGCGCTCGTAGGACACCTTCTGCGGCGGCTCGGCCGCCTTGGCTTCCTCGAGCTTGCCCAGCAGGAGGTCGAGTTGGTTGAGGTCGACCTTCTCGGACTTGCCTCCGGCGAAGACCTGGCGGCGGA is a window of Pelagicoccus enzymogenes DNA encoding:
- a CDS encoding oligosaccharide flippase family protein; the encoded protein is MLQLSDLKRRYANSSLAQRFAKGNIWTLVGTLTERAFNLLTSIIAARILGKSTFGEFGIIQSTIMMMGVFAGFSMGVAATKFIAQYRDSSPNKTVQVHFIATTIASTGGIVMCVALILSAPFLAADLLENPQLEPYLKVSSVLLLLTAISGVQNGTLAGFESFKTIAKIRFISGFSCAFTVISSVYFWKLHGAVFGLIANQAIILALYSFFIRRELARRGVRIKYEELLTNSKPIFKFTIPAVMSGLLTAPVNWICFSIISRTPGGAEEIGSFNAANQWFTAVIFIPSVLGQSLLPIFSERIEGNTKDTLKVLGWSMRINGLIALPIIILGSIFSQQAMSLYGPDFRDEWPTMVVVLASAALLSIQTPIGHLITAQGKMWTLSLINLFWGGTTICLTAIYSDQGSLGLASARLVGYLVLVIFSVIIAVKFVSRKQQDTISEQP
- a CDS encoding glycosyltransferase family A protein; the protein is MIEPYTIVTASNDNQMLSDNLLKSKAISSATDVIVQKGYQSASKAYNDAIEKSKTDLIIFTHQDIYLPPNWCSELYKSISILDVNSSKWGVLGVWGVSTSGIHTGFMYCNAFGDKMGQSFESPKEVQTLDEVVLVIRKSSGLRFDNNLHGFHLYGSDLCLTADSMSLKNYVVSAFCVHNSTNYHAFPRDFWSSYKYLRKKWIKKTPIHASCTTITKSMKPMITSIIERNIRRIIKGGAQKPRIRDPKSFYSDVLETQAND
- the tnpC gene encoding IS66 family transposase, translating into MPPIEEVLAENATLKGRVAELEAQIAWFRRQVFAGGKSEKVDLNQLDLLLGKLEEAKAAEPPQKVSYERKAKPSRKTRDELYGHLPVLEETVVEPDEVKAEPSSYERIGEEETYEVKVDPPKFYRRRIVRPKYRKVGDKSKAPVVAPAPLRVVEGLASAELLAYVVVSKFLDHLPLFRQCSIYKRHGFAVSRQNLVRWVEKVAEWLKPIYNHMRLDLLEGGYVQVDETPIKYQDPDYGEKSTKTGYLCGMTRPLGDVWYKWSGGRCHASVTSHLEGFEGVVQADMYEAYPKLQKSSEAIELAACWAHARRKFFDAKESFPRECGVYLKLVAKLYEVESEIRENGLDAEAALALRLKRSANAHARIRRVLGILRRGGLPSSGLSKACDYSLSHWGYLSTYLRHGHVAIDNNWMENAIRPTAVGKKNWLFVGHPQAGDRAAILYSILISCQRLDIQPLEYLQDVLSRNTGIMQEQELRALTPANWKKSRPA